In Clostridium sp. DL-VIII, the following proteins share a genomic window:
- a CDS encoding methyl-accepting chemotaxis protein: protein MQENNNLINNREIQVKECIETISNLLNEMKGNIGFSEDVASRGDEVSSFISTFEGLLTHTKFIENISLEINDVASRTNLLALNASIEAARAGDAGRGFSVVADEVKKLSIGTKELVLSMNDTLKKMYSLTEEANAEIEKLKNRLNNIQQARSNFSKVSNEMDIILTKFDELKEITK, encoded by the coding sequence ATGCAAGAGAATAACAATTTAATAAATAATAGAGAAATACAGGTTAAAGAATGTATTGAAACTATATCTAATCTATTAAATGAAATGAAGGGAAATATAGGTTTTTCAGAGGATGTAGCTAGCAGAGGAGATGAAGTGAGTAGTTTTATTTCAACTTTTGAAGGGCTTTTAACTCATACAAAATTTATAGAAAATATCTCATTGGAAATAAATGATGTTGCATCTAGAACTAATTTGTTGGCACTTAATGCATCAATAGAAGCTGCAAGAGCAGGTGATGCCGGTAGAGGCTTTTCAGTAGTTGCAGATGAAGTTAAAAAGCTTTCCATTGGAACAAAAGAATTGGTTTTAAGTATGAATGATACACTAAAAAAGATGTATTCTTTGACTGAGGAAGCAAATGCTGAAATAGAAAAATTAAAGAACAGGTTAAATAATATACAACAAGCTAGAAGTAACTTTTCTAAGGTAAGCAATGAAATGGATATTATACTTACAAAATTTGATGAATTAAAAGAAATCACTAAATAA
- a CDS encoding MarR family transcriptional regulator translates to MKTENAKFEIDLIITKLIAAFEHINNSVDSHEDEVRSWLIKYGYKDLYDMGLMLSEIHTINCIGKNQLTNATFISKELGMTKGAISKITSKLLKKELIKGNHLENNKKEIYYTLTAKGKEIFKIHEILHKDEHEKFIKILSKYDKEGLNTINSFLDDLISEV, encoded by the coding sequence GTGAAAACGGAAAATGCAAAATTCGAAATAGATTTAATAATAACTAAGCTTATAGCAGCCTTTGAACATATAAATAATTCGGTGGATAGTCATGAGGATGAAGTAAGAAGCTGGTTAATCAAATATGGTTATAAGGATCTTTACGATATGGGCTTAATGCTCTCAGAAATTCATACGATTAACTGCATTGGAAAAAATCAATTGACTAATGCAACATTTATATCAAAAGAATTAGGTATGACCAAAGGTGCCATATCTAAGATTACCAGTAAGCTGTTAAAGAAAGAATTGATAAAAGGAAATCACTTGGAAAATAATAAAAAGGAAATTTATTATACACTGACAGCAAAAGGAAAAGAAATCTTTAAAATACACGAAATACTCCATAAAGATGAACATGAAAAATTTATTAAAATATTAAGTAAATATGATAAAGAAGGATTAAACACTATAAATAGTTTTTTAGATGATTTAATAAGCGAGGTTTAA
- a CDS encoding cyclase family protein, which translates to MKIDLSFKIKKEILDEIHSTTKSTNEAAEKSGHIGTHLDVMNGEFSLDNIITNGKIFDISHIKTGEVKLEDLDLSDIKENDFVLFHSGILKQYGYGTKDYFSTYIELSDELVDYLIDKKVSFIGVDMAGAKKPKDHPRIDLHCAEKGIFIIENLVNLDLLLKEAHRKSFKVYTFPTNMSGFSGLSCRVIAEI; encoded by the coding sequence ATGAAAATTGATTTAAGTTTTAAAATAAAAAAAGAAATATTAGATGAAATACACTCTACTACTAAATCTACTAATGAAGCAGCCGAAAAATCTGGACATATAGGCACTCATTTAGATGTCATGAATGGGGAATTTTCACTAGATAATATTATTACAAACGGTAAAATATTTGATATAAGCCATATAAAAACTGGTGAAGTAAAATTAGAAGATTTAGATTTAAGCGACATAAAAGAAAATGATTTTGTATTATTTCATTCAGGCATATTAAAGCAATATGGCTATGGTACAAAAGACTATTTTTCAACATACATCGAATTATCTGATGAACTAGTAGATTATCTTATTGATAAAAAGGTAAGTTTTATAGGAGTAGATATGGCAGGAGCTAAGAAACCTAAGGATCATCCTCGCATTGATTTACATTGTGCAGAAAAAGGAATTTTCATCATTGAAAATCTTGTTAATTTAGATTTATTATTAAAAGAAGCTCATAGAAAATCTTTCAAAGTATATACTTTCCCTACAAACATGAGCGGCTTCTCTGGTCTCTCTTGCAGAGTAATTGCTGAAATATAA